One region of Mycolicibacterium lutetiense genomic DNA includes:
- a CDS encoding helix-turn-helix transcriptional regulator has protein sequence MAVSSETTGRVLQLLGLLQSRRAWTGQELAERLGVTTRSVRRDIERLRELGYPVHASKGQGGGYQLGAGAALPPLLLDPDEAVAMAVCLRLAAGGSVAGVGESALRALSKLDQVMPARLRSQVAAVHDSTVTLAPNSSDSPVEPEVLMTLARACRDREHVSTDYTDIRGNHTQRRLEPYQLVTTGRRWYLMAYDRDREDWRSLRLDRMTAVVARGTTFAPREAPDAADYVRRSISSSPYRYVARVRYHAPQEVVAQKFPPASATVEADGPDACIVTTGADDPERMVLYFATVGHDFEVLEPPEVAAAVRTVADRLRLAARRNVR, from the coding sequence ATGGCCGTAAGCAGCGAAACCACCGGCCGGGTGTTGCAACTCCTCGGACTGTTGCAGTCGCGTCGGGCCTGGACGGGCCAAGAACTGGCCGAACGACTCGGTGTCACCACCCGCAGCGTTCGCCGTGACATCGAGCGGCTGCGCGAACTCGGGTACCCCGTCCACGCCAGCAAGGGACAGGGCGGGGGCTACCAACTCGGCGCGGGCGCGGCGCTGCCCCCGCTGCTGCTCGACCCCGACGAAGCCGTCGCGATGGCCGTCTGCCTGCGGCTGGCCGCCGGCGGAAGCGTCGCCGGCGTCGGCGAATCCGCCCTGCGGGCGCTGTCCAAACTCGACCAGGTCATGCCCGCACGCCTGCGGTCACAGGTCGCGGCGGTGCACGACTCCACCGTCACCCTGGCCCCGAACTCCTCGGACTCCCCGGTGGAACCCGAGGTACTGATGACCCTGGCCCGCGCCTGCCGCGACCGCGAGCACGTCAGCACCGACTACACCGACATCCGGGGCAACCACACCCAGCGGCGGCTGGAGCCCTATCAACTGGTGACCACCGGCCGGCGCTGGTACCTGATGGCCTACGACCGCGACCGCGAGGACTGGCGCAGTCTGCGCTTGGACCGGATGACCGCGGTGGTGGCCCGCGGCACCACCTTCGCGCCGCGCGAGGCTCCGGATGCGGCCGACTATGTGCGTCGCTCGATCAGCTCCTCGCCCTACCGCTACGTCGCCCGGGTGCGCTATCACGCGCCGCAAGAGGTTGTGGCGCAGAAGTTTCCACCGGCATCGGCCACGGTCGAGGCAGACGGACCCGACGCCTGCATCGTCACCACCGGCGCCGACGACCCCGAGCGTATGGTCCTCTATTTCGCCACCGTGGGCCATGACTTCGAGGTACTCGAGCCGCCCGAGGTGGCCGCTGCCGTGCGCACAGTGGCCGATCGCCTGCGCCTGGCTGCGCGCAGGAACGTCAGGTGA
- a CDS encoding endonuclease/exonuclease/phosphatase family protein — MRMATFNILHGRSVHDGDVDLDRLAAAVAELDADILALQEVDLDQPRSGRADLTAVAARAMNAVHHRFVAAISGTPGATWMAATGREQPGTAAYGIALLTRYPVENWQVLSLPRIPVPFPMYVSGIRRFRIIHEEPRAAMVARIDTPFGALTVANTHLSFVPGWNRVQLRHLVRDLSGFPGPRLLMGDLNSGAPAHWRQLGAAPTFPADSPTTQLDHILTDDPALCATECVAPHLPISDHRALVVDISAH; from the coding sequence ATGCGGATGGCCACTTTCAACATCCTGCACGGACGCAGTGTTCACGATGGCGACGTCGACCTGGACCGGTTGGCCGCCGCGGTGGCCGAACTCGACGCCGACATCCTCGCGCTGCAAGAGGTCGACCTCGATCAACCGCGCTCGGGCAGGGCAGATCTGACTGCCGTGGCCGCCCGGGCGATGAACGCCGTGCACCACCGGTTCGTCGCCGCGATCTCCGGAACCCCCGGCGCCACCTGGATGGCTGCGACCGGCCGCGAACAACCCGGAACCGCCGCCTACGGCATCGCCCTTCTCACCCGGTACCCGGTCGAGAACTGGCAGGTGTTGAGCCTCCCTCGGATACCGGTCCCGTTTCCGATGTACGTCTCGGGGATCCGTCGGTTCCGGATCATCCACGAAGAACCCCGGGCCGCGATGGTCGCCCGCATCGACACCCCGTTCGGTGCACTCACCGTGGCCAACACCCACCTGTCGTTCGTACCGGGGTGGAACCGGGTGCAATTGCGGCATCTGGTGCGGGATCTGAGCGGCTTCCCGGGGCCGAGGCTCCTCATGGGAGATCTGAACTCGGGCGCGCCGGCGCACTGGCGTCAACTCGGGGCCGCCCCGACCTTTCCCGCCGACTCGCCGACGACGCAACTCGACCACATCCTTACCGACGACCCGGCACTGTGCGCCACTGAATGCGTGGCGCCGCACCTACCGATTTCGGATCATCGAGCGTTGGTCGTCGACATTTCGGCGCACTGA